One Silurus meridionalis isolate SWU-2019-XX chromosome 10, ASM1480568v1, whole genome shotgun sequence genomic window carries:
- the lsm10 gene encoding U7 snRNA-associated Sm-like protein LSm10 encodes MATQSIAERTISENSLVVLLQGLHGQVTTVDLRDESTARGRVLNVDAFMNVRLEDVVYRDRRGNVSEMADLFVTGRNVRYVHIPDHVDIVETIQSQLEKIRRVRCFTEKGRKEYSKKKK; translated from the coding sequence ATGGCGACTCAGTCGATCGCCGAGCGCACCATCTCTGAGAACAGCCTGGTGGTGCTGTTACAGGGTCTGCACGGTCAGGTGACCACGGTGGATCTGCGGGACGAGAGCACGGCACGGGGTCGCGTCCTCAACGTGGACGCCTTCATGAACGTGCGTCTGGAGGACGTGGTGTACCGAGACAGACGGGGGAACGTTTCAGAGATGGCCGACCTGTTTGTGACGGGTCGTAACGTGCGTTACGTCCACATTCCTGACCATGTGGACATTGTAGAGACCATACAGAGCCAGCTGGAGAAGATCCGCAGAGTGCGCTGCTTCACTGAGAAGGGGAGGAAGGAGTAcagcaagaagaaaaaataa